Below is a window of Trueperaceae bacterium DNA.
TTCCTCGAAGTTCCAAGCCCATTAAATCTTGGTCGGAAGATGTTGTTTGGTAGAGGCATAACTCGAGATTGGCGAAGGTCGCTGTCCGCAATCTCCCGGCCATATGGTGAGGTTATCGACGAATTTTTCCACGAGGAAAGACTTAAAGCGCCTCTTGTGTGGATGGCTGCTCAATCTGGTCCGCCCCCAAGTGAATCGATGTCAGCTCCATTTCTTCTTTGGCATCCCCTCTATCATGAAGGAGGGATCGCCAGGCCCCGAGGAGGTTCAGGCAAATTATCGGAGGCTCTTTCCCGACATATCGAAGAGCACGGCGGGGAGATATTCACTGAGGCTCCTGTAGATGAAATTCTGGTTAAGGGTAACCGAGCCACCGGAATTCGGGTTGGTGCCGAGAACTACACCGCACGAGCTATTATTTCTGGAACTCATGCAATAGAGGTATTTTCCAGGCTTTTGCCTTCTCAACACAGGCCACCGGCTGCCAAATCGATGCGGACTGGTAATGGTTTTGGGGCGGTTGTTCGCCTAGCTTTATCTGAGCCTATTAAATACGCGTCGCATAGTGGGATCGAAGCTAGGACTGCTTTGCAGTTGATTTGTCGGTCCCGTTCACAGATTATGGCTGCATATGGCGACTACCTTCGCGGGGATCCCGCTACTGACCCACCTATTGTGGCAATGACCTTCAGTGCTGTGGATGACACTCTTGCTCCGCAAGGAGGTGAGGTACTATGGTTATGGGCCCAATACTTTCCTTACAAATTATCCAATGATCGCAACTGGGATGTCATAGTGGATCAAGTTGCCGACTCGATTATCGATAAGTTTGAAGAGTTTGCGCCAGGGACAAAAGAGAAAATAGTGGGAAGTCTCTTCCAGCATCCGTTATGGCTAGAACGGGAGTTGGGGTTGTTTCGTGGGAATGTAATGCATTTGGAAATGAGTTTAGACCAGATGTTTGCGCTTCGTCCCTTCCTTGGTATGGCTCAATATAAGTCCCACCTTAAAGGCCTTTACTTAACTGGTGCGAGCACCCACCCTGGAGGGGGAATTATGGGAGCATCGGGGCGAAATGCGGCGAGGGTTCTTCTTAGAGATTTGTCACGCCGCCGGTTCATTGGCTTAGGAATAGGAGGTGCGAAATGACCTACATGCAATTTCACCTCGCGTTTACCTTGCCTGCCGTTGCAGCAATGATTGTCTGGTATTTGATCTGCTTCCGAACTCAGGTCTTTGATAAGGGCAAGTTTGGAGCCTTAATGCGATGGCCAGTAATCGCTCTTTTAGCACACGTGGTTATGGCTGTCCTATACACGACCCCTTGGGACAATTATCTCGTTGCTAATGGCGTTTGGGGGTATCCCGCAGGAAAGGTGATCGCCACAATTGGTCATGTGCCGATTGAAGAGTATCTGTTTTTTGTTTTGCAGACAGTAATCACCGGCCTTTTCCTTTTGACTCTCCGATTTCGGTTTAAGGAGTTAAATGCGCCTAAGGTGGCTGAAAGTCGGATATTTCGGCCAATTGTCGCGTGCGTGTTTGTTAGTGTGGCGGCCTTGGGGCTTGTCCTTACTAATGTATCCTGGGGATCCTATCTCGGTCTTATCTTGGTTTGGGCTTGCCCTATTCTTGCGATACAATGGGGCTTCGGTGGGGATCTTATTCTTCGCCGAACTAAGTTGTGGGCAGTTGCTTTGTCTATACCAACAATCTATTTTTGGTTGGCGGATCGCATAGCCATTGGTCTAAACATTTGGTGGATCAGTTCTGAACATACGACCGGCATACTGTTACTGGGGTTGCCTCTCGAAGAAGCAGTATTTTTCCTCATAACAAATCTTATGGTCGTTTCGGGAATGTTGCTTGTCTTGGAACCCGAATCAAGAGCTAGATTGCGTGAGATACTGAAAACCCCGGGGTTTTGGTGGAAAGCTACCTTGGTGATGTGGGCTATTTCGATGGTACCAACGCCCCTTTTTCCTAAGTTGTTCCCTTTATTTTCCTACCTTAGTACGGCACTGTTAGCTATTGGTGTGTTCGGCGCAGTCAAGGCCTTGATCGGAAATAAAGCATTCGTACTGGCTATAGTGACTATAGTCTTTGGTGTAGCAATAGAACTTTTAGGGACTCGCACTGGTGTTCCATTCGGTAACTATACTTATTCAGCGCCTGGCCCAACTATCTTTGGCGTTCCAATACTCGTCATCCTAGGCTGGTGGGCTTTCACGATCGTAGCTATCGCTGCCGCTCCAGATCGTGGAATCAGATGGCTTGCACCGTTGTTTTTGGTTGCTTGGGACCTTGGATTAGACCCTCTAATGGTGCACCAAGGGTTTTGGCAATTCGACCCAGCCGGAAGGTATTTTGGGGTACCTATCAGCAATTTTATGGGTTGGTACGTGGCGGGAGTGATCTTGGTATCTATCCTGTTACGTATTGAGCCCCGACTCCGTTGTCAGGGACTCAAATCACTTAGAATTGTTTTTGTCACCCAAGGCTTTTTAATGGTAGTTGGGTTGATAATATTTAAGCTTCATGCTGCAGCGCTTGTGGGTTTTGTCGCTATAACGGCCCTTACTGTCCTTTGGACTCCGTTAACCCAGAAAATACGTCTACTAAGGCAGAGCACATGAGGCATTTTCGAAAAAGACCTCTCGAAGTATTCCAATGTGCATTAGAGCGATGGATCGTTTTAATTATGCCACTGATCATTCGTCGGTCGCTGAGAACTGGGCTAGGCGGAGTTTATGTTCGAGGGTGTTGGGAGAGTTTCCCTTATGCCGCCGTGATTGCTTTAAATCACCATTCTTGGTGGGACGGGTACCTACTTTGGTTGATACGGCTAAAGATTTCTCGTCATGTAGGCGGACTGATGGATCCCGATCAACTAGGTAGATTCCGATTTTTCCGAAAACTAGGAATGATTGATGCGCGTAAAGTACGGAAAGTTTTAAAGAGATTGCAGAAGGGCCAATCAATGTTTATTTTTCCCGAAGGAGAACTTAGGAAACCAGGTAGGGTAAAACATGTTTTCAAAGGCGCGACCTATCTGAGCTCAAAGGCACGAGTTCCCCTAGTACCTATAGCTTGTCGGGTTGTTCTTAGGGGAGGCGAGCGCCCTGAGGCTTTTCTCAACATCGGCATTCCAAGGGACCTGGAGAATCATAACGGGACTGAATTGATAGATGATCTTAACCTTCTCCTTGACGAGGTAGACTCAGCAATAGGTGTAGCTGACCCTCAGGAAATACCCGAAGGTTTTGTAACGTGGATTAGGGGTCGGCGACCAGCTAATGAGCGCAATGCATGGGTTGAGAGGTTCTGGAGATTCTGACAATACTTTTTTGGTCTTCGGTTTGCTTTCTTGGTGTACAGTTTATGGTTTTGATTCTTAATCTCTGTACCTTTCCAACAATTCGTTTCGGATTAAGGACCGATGAGAAGGTTTCTATTCTTATGCCAGTTAGGAACGAGGTTGATATTCTTCCCCTGACACTGCCACTACTTTTGGCGCAACCAGCTGACGAGATTTTGGTCCTTGATGACGAGTCGAGTGACGGTAGTTCACAGCTACTAGCTGAAGCAAGCAATAACAATATCCGACTCCGGGTTGTGAAAGGAACGCCATTACCGAAAGGATGGGGTGGAAAAAATTGGGCATGCCATCAGCTCGCCAAGTTGGCTCAGGGAGAAATTCTTATTTTCACGGATGCCGACGTATTTTGGAAGGAAGGAGCACTTGGGGCGATACTAAGTTTTCGGAAGGCCCAAGGCGCAGGGCTTCTAAGTGTATGGCCCTTACAGAAAGTTGAAAGCGTTCTTGAGCGGATTGCAGTACCCCAACTAGATGTCATTCTCTTGGGTGGGTTACCGCAACTTGGCGCCAAACACCTGCCCTTAGATTCTTTAGTGGCTGCCAATGGGCAAATGATGATGTGGACTCGAGAGGCATATTGGAAATCAGGAGGACATGTATCAGTCAAGAACCTAGTGTTAGAGGACGTGTCTCTAGCCCGTCGCGCTAAGGCCTCAGGTCAACTTGTAGCGCTGGCACTTGGTGCACAAGTACTTCAAACTCGTATGTACAGACGATCGAAGGACCTTATTGAGGGGTTTGCTAAAAGTATTTTACCAGCAGCAGGCCACGTGTCATTTCTTTTTATCATCCTCATACTTAGCGCCCTCAGCTATACCCTTAGCTGGGGACTTGTTATCTTCGAGGAGCGTTGGCTCCTGGTGTGCTTGCTTGGATTGGGGTTGCGAATATTGGTCGATTTAAAGGTTGGGAGAAATCCAATGTGGTTGTGGTTGCAGCCAATCGCCCCTATCGTTGTTTGGTTCATTAGCCTTTATGCTCTGAATAAGAGAGGAAGCTATACCTGGAAGGGGCGTAATTACCCGTGAGAAAAGTCGTAGTACTAGGCGGGGGGCTAGCCGGATTATCAGCTGCTATCTATCTGGCGCTTAAAGAGAACCAGGTCATTCTTGTAGAACAGGAACCAACATTAGGGGGTAAGGCGAGCGAGATTGTAGAAGATGGTTTTCGTTTTGATACTGGCCCCAGTGTTCTTACTATGCCAGATGTGGTCACTGGAATATTTCAAGATGCAGGTTATAAATGCCCAATCTCTTTCGAGCCTCTTGAGCTGCTTAGTAGAAATATTTTTTCATCTGGACGGGTCCTTGATGTCTACCAGGATTGGGAGAAGACTCAAGAGCAATTAGATCCAGCGGAGAAGGTTAGTTTCGTTCAGCTTCTTAAAGAGGCTCGAAAGTTATACGTTGGGGCCTGTGAGACTTTTGTATTTGGGAGAGCTCCTGGAATTCTCAGTCTCTTCAAGTATGCTATTAGATACGGCTTTAGGTCTTACCCCACAATGAAGTTGGCAAGTCTTATAAGGTCTTTCAATCCTAGTCCTGATCTTGAGCGGATATTCTTACGGTTCGCGACTTATCTAGGTGCCAATCCGTATCTAGCCCCAGCTATATTGCATAATATTGCCTGGGTTGAATTCGGACAGGGGACTGTGTTCCCAAGAGGCGGGATGTATGGGTTGGTGAGAGCCCTAGAGGAATTAGCAGTAAATCTTCGTGTCGATATTCGCCGATCAGCAGAAGTTACGCACTTAGAGATAAACAAAGGGTGTATAAGTTCAGTCGTTGCTGATGACCAAATCAAATGCGATGCTGTCGTGTCCTCACTAGATATCATCCGGACCTACCAACTACTAGGTTGGCGACATCGATTAGAACAGGCTAGGCCAAGTCTGTCGGGTTTAGTAGTATTTTTGGCGGTACGTGGCCATAATCCCTTAATGTCTCATCACACAATTTCCTATCCGGCTAACTATCGTTCTGAGTTTGACTCAATCCAACTAGGGGAGTGGCCTGAAGATCCAACTTTGTATATTTACCTTAGCTGCCGGGGTGATTCGGGTGACGCTCCCTTGGGTTGCGAGAACTGGTTTGTAATGACTAATGCGCCAACAGTTGAGCACTCAATCGATGAGGAGCGTCAAACTCGTCGGGTTACCCAATTACTCATAAATCGCGGTTTTCTTGAACCTGAGCAAATAATTTGGACAAAGCATTTAGGGCCTAGGCACCTTGCTAGGATGGCTTATCGGGGCAGTATTTATGGTAACGCTCCAGACAGCCTTCTATCGACATTGCGTCCGAATAATCGGGTTCCAGGTATTTCTAATCTTGCACTTGCAGGTGGCACCGTATTCCCAGGAGGAGGGGTGCCCTTAGCCTTATTATCGGGTAAAGAGGCTGCCCGGGTCATCGAGGTTAAGTAGGCGCTTTAACGCTTAATATCAAAAGCATTAAGGCTCAGGACTTGTGATTTGATGACGAGGGAAAGATAGTTTCTCTAATAGCAATAAAGCCTATAAATAATTAATATGTAGGGTTAGGACTATGCTTTTCTAATCGGTAGTTTGGCTAATAAAAGGATCCTAATCATAATGTCGCTCGAGTTCCAGGAACATGGTAATGGCCTCTATAATTAATTG
It encodes the following:
- a CDS encoding FAD-dependent oxidoreductase codes for the protein MPDFDVITIGAGHNALVASAYLAQAGYKVAVFERRSQVGGAVSTKEIVPGYQFDLGGSAHILIRLTPIVQELGLERFGLEYLELDPLFFAPFESGDPLFFYRDAQKTADGIDRIFPGEGESYANFLDYWRPFARVVKDIFLEVPSPLNLGRKMLFGRGITRDWRRSLSAISRPYGEVIDEFFHEERLKAPLVWMAAQSGPPPSESMSAPFLLWHPLYHEGGIARPRGGSGKLSEALSRHIEEHGGEIFTEAPVDEILVKGNRATGIRVGAENYTARAIISGTHAIEVFSRLLPSQHRPPAAKSMRTGNGFGAVVRLALSEPIKYASHSGIEARTALQLICRSRSQIMAAYGDYLRGDPATDPPIVAMTFSAVDDTLAPQGGEVLWLWAQYFPYKLSNDRNWDVIVDQVADSIIDKFEEFAPGTKEKIVGSLFQHPLWLERELGLFRGNVMHLEMSLDQMFALRPFLGMAQYKSHLKGLYLTGASTHPGGGIMGASGRNAARVLLRDLSRRRFIGLGIGGAK
- a CDS encoding lycopene cyclase, whose protein sequence is MTYMQFHLAFTLPAVAAMIVWYLICFRTQVFDKGKFGALMRWPVIALLAHVVMAVLYTTPWDNYLVANGVWGYPAGKVIATIGHVPIEEYLFFVLQTVITGLFLLTLRFRFKELNAPKVAESRIFRPIVACVFVSVAALGLVLTNVSWGSYLGLILVWACPILAIQWGFGGDLILRRTKLWAVALSIPTIYFWLADRIAIGLNIWWISSEHTTGILLLGLPLEEAVFFLITNLMVVSGMLLVLEPESRARLREILKTPGFWWKATLVMWAISMVPTPLFPKLFPLFSYLSTALLAIGVFGAVKALIGNKAFVLAIVTIVFGVAIELLGTRTGVPFGNYTYSAPGPTIFGVPILVILGWWAFTIVAIAAAPDRGIRWLAPLFLVAWDLGLDPLMVHQGFWQFDPAGRYFGVPISNFMGWYVAGVILVSILLRIEPRLRCQGLKSLRIVFVTQGFLMVVGLIIFKLHAAALVGFVAITALTVLWTPLTQKIRLLRQST
- a CDS encoding 1-acyl-sn-glycerol-3-phosphate acyltransferase is translated as MRHFRKRPLEVFQCALERWIVLIMPLIIRRSLRTGLGGVYVRGCWESFPYAAVIALNHHSWWDGYLLWLIRLKISRHVGGLMDPDQLGRFRFFRKLGMIDARKVRKVLKRLQKGQSMFIFPEGELRKPGRVKHVFKGATYLSSKARVPLVPIACRVVLRGGERPEAFLNIGIPRDLENHNGTELIDDLNLLLDEVDSAIGVADPQEIPEGFVTWIRGRRPANERNAWVERFWRF
- a CDS encoding family 2 glycosyl transferase — translated: MVLILNLCTFPTIRFGLRTDEKVSILMPVRNEVDILPLTLPLLLAQPADEILVLDDESSDGSSQLLAEASNNNIRLRVVKGTPLPKGWGGKNWACHQLAKLAQGEILIFTDADVFWKEGALGAILSFRKAQGAGLLSVWPLQKVESVLERIAVPQLDVILLGGLPQLGAKHLPLDSLVAANGQMMMWTREAYWKSGGHVSVKNLVLEDVSLARRAKASGQLVALALGAQVLQTRMYRRSKDLIEGFAKSILPAAGHVSFLFIILILSALSYTLSWGLVIFEERWLLVCLLGLGLRILVDLKVGRNPMWLWLQPIAPIVVWFISLYALNKRGSYTWKGRNYP